The genomic DNA TGCCCAGGATGTCGTTGACATGACACAACCATCCCAGCATGTGTCTCAGCCACCCCAGACTATTGCCTCATCTAGTAGGCCCGCGAAGCTTGCATCCCGTAGGATGAAAGAAGAGAAGTGGAGTATCACTAAGAGTCTCAGCATGACAAAGAAGAATGCTATATATTCAGATTGGGGATAGGGTTTTGGGATGGAGCCGAGGATTCCCGGTGGTCTTACTGTTTAGGACTATCACGTCCATCCATCAGTTATGCAGAGTCTGGCTCCAGGAACATGGGTTGATGACAGGATCATATACACTTATATGGTATTGTTCCTTACTCGTTGCTAATACATTTTAGTTTTCTAATACATTTTAGTTGTTGCATTCATTTTAGTTGTTGCATTCATTTTACTTGTTGCATTTATTTTACTTGTTGCATTCATTTTACTTGTTGCATTCATATTTATTTTCAGGGATTGCTAAGGAGTCGGGAGGAGGAGATTCACACTGGACGTATATGGGAGAGGAAACCCGTCTATTACTTCATGGATCCCTACTTCATGGTACTTGGGAAAGGACATGTGaagaaaatcagaaaatcatCGAGGGTCGGTGGAGATACATTGCAGAGGGTATGGAATAAAGAATTACGTAGTTTTACTAGTTTTGCCACTGCTAGTGTTGGTCCTTCTGTTCTCGAGGCGGACTACATATTCATCCCATTTTGTGTCGGAGATGTGCATTGGGTTTTGTTCATATTTGGTACTAGATGATTTGAAGGTCTTATCATAGATTCAATGAATGACGAGCCAGATTATCGTGAGGATATACGAGTGGTGGTATCTTCATCTACTATTACTGTCTTCTATATAGTCCTTACCAATTGTATATTGTATTCATTCTCGGATCATAATTTCATTGCAGTCACAGTTGTTGCCGAGGCTATTGCATATGATACAACCAGTCGAGGGGCGGGACCCTACTTCAGTCGAGGTCCTAGCTCTACAGTCCAGGCCAAAGCAAAGAAACTCCAATGATTGCGGTGTTTATGTGATAAAGTACATGGACTACTTCACACAAGGATATGACTTAGCCGAGGTACCGAATTGGTCGCAAGAGGAGGTGGATACCTTTAGGTATCGGATAGCCAAGGAGCTTCAGCTAGGGAAGGCAAGGGGGATTCCCGGGACTCGTATGCGTAGGCATCACGAAGCTTCGTAGTACTTATATGGTTGGATTTTATTTCATATGTGGTTGGATTTCATTTCGTATGTAGTTGGATTTTATTTCGTATGTAATTGGATTTTATTTCGTATGTAGTTGGACTTTATTTCGTATGTAGTTGGATTTTATTTTGTATGTAGTTGGATTTTATTTCGTATGTAATTGGATTTTATTTGGTGGATTTTTGTGAATTTTGGTGGCTATTGGTGGATTGTTGTGAATTTTGGTGGATTTTGGTGGATTGTTGTGAATTGGgtggattgttgtgaatttggtggatttttgtgaatttggtggattgttgtgaatttggatTTGGTTTGGTTGTATGCAGGTTGGATTATGATTTTGGAGAATTTTGTTATGAATTTGCAGGTTGGATTCTACTCTGTTTTTAGTCtgcaaaaaaaataa from Apium graveolens cultivar Ventura chromosome 5, ASM990537v1, whole genome shotgun sequence includes the following:
- the LOC141660487 gene encoding ubiquitin-like-specific protease ESD4 codes for the protein MQSLAPGTWVDDRIIYTYMGLLRSREEEIHTGRIWERKPVYYFMDPYFMVLGKGHVKKIRKSSRVGGDTLQRVWNKELRSFTSFATASVGPSVLEADYIFIPFCVGDVHWSQLLPRLLHMIQPVEGRDPTSVEVLALQSRPKQRNSNDCGVYVIKYMDYFTQGYDLAEVPNWSQEEVDTFRYRIAKELQLGKARGIPGTRMRRHHEAS